A genomic stretch from Chiloscyllium plagiosum isolate BGI_BamShark_2017 chromosome 45, ASM401019v2, whole genome shotgun sequence includes:
- the LOC122543909 gene encoding zinc finger protein 84-like: MEKPWKCGDCGKGFSYPSELETHRRSHTGERPFTCSVCGKGFTQSSSLYTHQRVHTGERPFTCLECGKGFNALSNLRTHQRAHSDKRPFKCSDCEKSFKSRKDIVTHQRTHTGERPFTCSLCGKKFTQSSHLLTHQLVHSDKRPFECSDCEKSFKSKKDLLNHQRTLTGERPFICSICGKGFTCSSHLLSHQFVHTDQRPFNCPDCEKKFKTTKDLLKHRHTHTGERPFMCSVCGKGFTRLSHLLRHHRVHTGERPFTCTVCWQEFVDSSDLLIHQRVHTGERPYSCMLCDKRFTQSSHLTTHQLVHTDMRPFNCPYCEKRFKSKQNLLTHQRVHTGERPFNCPLCGKGFAQSNNLLRHQQVHMRQQGLYSTVNHIQD; this comes from the coding sequence AAGGGGTTCAGTTACCCATCTGAGCTGGAAACACATCGACGCAGTCACACTGGAGagcggccgttcacctgctctgtatgtgggaagggattcactcagtcatctagCCTCTATacacaccagcgggttcacactggggagaggccattcacttgTCTTGAATGTGGGAAAGGATTTAATGCTTTATCCAATCTCCGGACTCACCAGCGGGCTCACTCTGATAAGAGACCATTCAAATGTTCTGACTGCGAGAAGAGCTTTAAAAGCAGAAAGGATATCGTGACACATCAACGCACTCACACTGGTGAGAGGCCATTTACCTGCTCCCTGTGTGGGAAGAAATTTACTCAGTCATCCCACCTCCTGACACACCAACTTGTTCACTCTGATAAGAGACCTTTTGAATGTTCTGACTGTGAGAAGAGCTTTAAAAGTAAAAAGGATTTACTGAACCACCAACGCACTCtgactggggagaggccattcatctgctctatatGTGGGAAGGGGTTCACCTGTTCATCCCATCTTCTGTCACATCAATTTGTTCACACTGATCAGAGACCTTTTAATTGTCCTGATTGtgaaaagaaatttaaaactACAAAAGACCTTCtgaaacacagacacactcacactggggagaggccattcatgtGCTCTGTctgtgggaaggggttcactcGTTTATCACATCTGCTGAGAcaccatcgagttcacactggggaaagACCATTCACCTGCACTGTGTGTTGGCAGGAATTTGTTGATTCGTCCGACCTTCTGATTCACCAGCGCGTTCATACCGGGGAGAGACCCTACAGCTGCATGCTGTGTGACAAgcgattcactcagtcatcccatCTCACGACGCATCAACTTGTTCACACTGATATGAGACCTTTTAACTGTCCTTACtgtgagaaaagatttaaaagtaaaCAGAATCTGTTAACACACCAacgggttcacactggggagaggccgttcaacTGCCccttgtgtgggaagggatttgctCAGTCAAACAACCTCTTGAGACACCAGCAAGTTCATATGCGACAGCAGGGGTTGTATTCCACTGTTAATCACATCCAAGACTGA